In the genome of Armatimonadota bacterium, one region contains:
- a CDS encoding DUF1559 domain-containing protein: protein MQRSKAFTLIELLVVIAIIAILAAILFPVFAQAREKARAISCLSNMREIGTALIMYNEDYDENYPRGWYYDTNNQPTTWRTVVNPYIKSGGSVTGENNEEDVNGGLWHCPDTASNTINGYGGHGAILVPPTFSNGSFFPSVPEAAITRPTDIVVATEVGLDTNNAGSTQGFTEDWWAWGGSQWPPQWTGPNSGAQYDMDNAPAPADSNGYPYTYMPRYRHNHTGNFIYADGHAKAAIKGTVNWCINIHYPGMNLWADNGPVEWIYLSGLPCGMYPND from the coding sequence ATGCAACGGAGCAAAGCGTTCACGCTTATAGAACTCCTCGTAGTTATCGCAATAATAGCGATTCTAGCCGCGATCCTCTTCCCCGTGTTTGCCCAGGCGAGAGAGAAGGCGCGCGCCATCTCATGCCTCTCCAACATGCGAGAGATCGGCACCGCCCTCATCATGTACAACGAGGACTATGATGAGAACTATCCGCGCGGCTGGTACTACGACACCAACAACCAGCCAACCACCTGGCGCACCGTCGTCAACCCCTACATCAAGAGTGGCGGCAGCGTCACCGGTGAGAACAACGAAGAGGATGTGAACGGCGGATTGTGGCACTGCCCCGATACGGCATCCAACACCATCAACGGGTATGGCGGCCACGGCGCTATTCTGGTGCCGCCTACGTTCTCCAACGGCAGCTTCTTCCCCAGCGTGCCCGAAGCGGCCATCACCCGACCGACCGATATCGTGGTGGCTACGGAGGTCGGGCTCGATACCAACAACGCCGGTTCCACACAGGGCTTTACCGAAGACTGGTGGGCTTGGGGTGGTTCGCAGTGGCCGCCACAGTGGACGGGGCCGAACTCCGGCGCGCAGTACGATATGGATAACGCTCCGGCGCCGGCAGATAGCAACGGGTATCCCTACACCTATATGCCGCGCTACCGTCATAACCACACCGGCAACTTTATCTACGCCGATGGCCATGCCAAGGCGGCCATCAAGGGCACGGTGAACTGGTGCATCAACATCCACTATCCCGGCATGAACCTGTGGGCGGACAACGGCCCGGTGGAGTGGATCTACCTCAGTGGCCTGCCGTGCGGCATGTACCCCAATGACTGA